The Spinacia oleracea cultivar Varoflay chromosome 2, BTI_SOV_V1, whole genome shotgun sequence DNA segment AGCAGGGACTATCAACTGGTGTTTCGCAGGTGTAGCCTGCTACtacgatttttttaaaaaactaaaataaaaagagacccgttatgtaTAATAACTAGTCTCTAGGTATAATAATAAAgaattcaaagagaccccctatcttacatatggggtcttaatttcttgaaataaaaaaaattaaaaaattcaaagagaccctCTATTTTACATATGGGTCtgaataatttaaataaacaTACCTCATATCTATAATAAAGGGTCTATTTCCCTTCTAAATTTTTTGTTACACAGTTTACATAACAAACCCCCTTTCTAACATAAGGGGTATCTAGCTTTTAACAAACAAACCACCTCTaaatgagggggtctctttatcaaagagacctttGAGATAGAGACCCCCTAAAAGGAGGTCTCTTAGGTCATTTTGGAAGGGTATCTTTTcccattttgtagtagtgaatccAACCTCTAACACGGAAATTTTCAGCATATGCAGGCTAGCGTAAATTTTTGCAGAAATAGTATATTAAGTCAACGATGCTAACTCGACTAGATTTATTGGTCATATAAGTCAACCAAGGTAGGCCTAATACACTTAAAAGTATataaattttatgaaaaatatatatgcatACATGCCTACTTCTTAAGTAAAAACGCACATACCTAACAGCGGGGATCCAGAAATTGGAAAATGAGGGTGTGGCCCTaaaaatacaagttctaatAGGCTATTAGCTTCTCCTAAAAAATTTACATAATTAGATCATAATCATCCGcttcttttaaaatatatgcCCTTGACTACTACTCCATACTTCACATGTCTAATAGGATTACGTAACTGATTCATTTTTAAGGTACAATTTTCAATGTTAAACTTTTTTGTTAATTGTAtcgttagaaaaaaaaattaagacgTTACCTTTTTTATAAAACGGTTAACCAATTTTAAGTACTTCTACAAACCTTCAAATATTAATGAGATATTATTTGTTGATCACTAGTGGAAAATgactcatttgcatcgcacatttaaggtcatttgcgtcgcacattgcgCGACGCAACAGGTcgcgatgcaaatgactaaaagtcatttgcgtcgcacaaaagtgcgacgcaaataactctCATTTGCCatgcacattagcttaatgtgcgtggcaaatgacttttcagcatggtgctgaaaagtcatttgccacgcacattaagctattgtgcgtggcaaatgaccttttggcgccaaaaaaaattagccatttgcgtcgcacattaagctaatgtgcgacgcaaatgactttgaattttgtaaaaaaaataggtttcattttaatatatacatatatatatatacatatatatatatatatatatatatattaaaatgaaaccTATTATATAGTAAAATGGACAACTCATATTATTAAATAGAACAATAATTAGGCTAAAATCAGTGTAGTATCGAGCAACGTCCCAACAATCAAGGCCAAGGCATAGCAAGTGATGAGATCGAACGAAAAGCAAAAGACTGACTGTGATGCAAACAACATAAATTAGGCTAAAATCAGGTCTATTTAGCTACGAAAGCTGCTAAACCCCCAAAAAACACAATTCCTgatatttctctctcttcttcccaGGAACAATCAACCCAAAAAACATGCAATTATCCGAAAATCAACTTGGGAAaatcaaacttttcaaaattctCCTGATACACTCTGTTGAGCATACAAAACCTTTGGCCTAACAGACCATAATATCTGAGATATGTCCTCTCCTGGCTGCAGCACTCCaataatattatattcaactccATCTGCAGTGACAATTTCAGATGAGTTTCACATAATAACCAATTACaaacagcaaaaacaataaaatcagcATAAAGAAAATAGCAGTGCTACACAAACAAATAAAACCGGCATAAAGGCaaagaaataattaaattttactGACAATCTTAAGAACTACAACTAAATGGAGATTCCAGAAAAATACAAAACTGCATAAACAAATTAACATGCATCATTGACGTTCTGAACAGCAAAAGGTATACATCAGAGCCATGGTAGGATAATAACTGAAGGATTGCCTAGTATTTCTGAAAGAGTTCAAAAATATTCAGATTAAATTTACACAGAACATGTAAAACATTGAAAGGGTGCAAAGAAAAGAATCTCCCAAACTATCAGAGAAACAATTTTCAAATCAAGCCCCTTTTGCACAGTCTGATGCACTTCAAGAACAGAATTTAAGGCAATAAGAAAAGCTGTTAGAGAAATCCAAAAGAGAAGAATTGCTCTACCTCTTGCCCAGGCTCAAGTTTGATTTTCAGCAATTTGTGGCCAGCTTCTTCAAAATCTACACTGGACATAATTGTTAAATATATAGTTCTTCGGAGATTTATAAGGTTGGTTTCTGTTTCATCTTTTATCTGCATTTGTTGCTCTTCATCGTCTTCGTCGTCTTCATCatcgtcctcatcatcatcatttggTCTACTCTGGGCTACAACTGCAACCAAACAAAACCAATGAATAACAAGCTGTGGGATTGCCTATTAAGCAATATTTACAACCAACACAACGGCATTCAAACCGACAAATAGAATTGCATATCAGCTCTGTGAAATCCTCATAAAGCACGAACCTTTGTGAGGATTGCATATCAACAAACAGCCTACTTGATCAACGATCATAACACCAACTGCATactcatcaaaaatcaaaccaaattcTAACACAAACCTTTTGGCGAAGCAACTGcataatcatcaaaacaaaaccaaaatcTAACACGAacataaattcaatcaaaccTTAATCAATCAGCGACCGAATTAAACAAATAGCCTTCCAATTAGAAATTATCAACCAATCAGAAACCTTGTACAACAGTAGAAgaatataaatatgaaattcggcGATAATACTTCAAACccctaattcaaaattaattaaaaccctTAATTCCTCAGCAATTGATTAATATCCTCCATCTTAAAAATTGCGCAAATATTACACCAATCAATCGGAAAGAAGCCAAGAAAAGCAGCAACAATCAATAAACCAGCCTATAAATTTGGAGAATTCGAACTTCAGAAATACAATCAAACCCTAATAATTTAGCAATCGTAATAAACAAACAGCCCTCCGATCAGAAATTAAACCCTAGATTCAAGAAGGCATAATAAATCAATTAATGAGTAGCCGGCGTTAAGAAACGGGTTTACTGGTTACCTGAGGAGCGTTGTCAAAGAAGTCCTCTGGTGTAGAACTACAGAAAGCGACAAACTCCCGccattgttgctgttgttgttatGGCGGTGTAACCCGGGACCAATTCGGTCTGAGTCGACTCAACAGAATCCCCCCAAAACTCAGCCCCACTTCCACCGCACCCAAGATGAGTCGCCGCCGAGTCATCCACCTCAGAGCCAGAGTTTGCTGAGAACGCGGCTTGAAATCCGGCTGAAGACGTCATCGCTTTCAGATCTGGGTTTGCCTCCTTCGTATTCGCTaagcttgaattttaaaacaaatttgagAGATTGGGATGATTTGGTGAGAGAAGACTTTGAAGGGAAAGCTCGAATTTGATTCTGAAGGAGAGACAGAGAAGCTTTGGACTTTCAACAAGGAGATTTGGAAAATACGAGAGAGAAAGACTAAAAGAGTTGTACAGGGGAGGCAGGAAATgtatgagagagaaagggaaTAGGAGCAGGTAGACTGCGTCTcaccaaattaaaaataaaaggaaaaggttataattaaatttgaGAAACTTCCGAAATTTTTTTaactcatttgcgtcgcagaaatactaatctgcgacgcagatgactctgTCGCAGATGAGTAactctgcgacgcaaatgaggtaatattttgcgtcgtattattactaatctgcgacgcaaatgactctaaaaacatcttagagtcatttgcgtcgcagattagtaattctgcgacgcaaatgactaatttttgaaggaaataatgcccttggtccaagtatgcattctatgttaagtctaataaatgcggttcagtattaattaacaagttaataattcagtgagatcaagtgagctgaatgcctagctagaggccgcttcagttcaagtggaattaatgatattaatccacagcttactcttgactgaacccgtagggtcacacaaatagtacgtaaacggatcaagtatttaatggcattaaatactccatctatgaatattcggaaccgacggatcttggtttcagtgggagctaagatcgtcacaggcaagaaatgaatactccggaaacgatgatattgccggaaacggaaatatggatcgtatcggaaatatgaatattatccaagtcgtagatgttgccggaaacggaaacatggtacgtatcggaaaatattgttggaaatggaaatattaccagaatcggaaatattgccggaaacggaaatattgtcagaatcggaaatattaccggaatcggaaaataattccggaaacggaaatattaaatatttgttcgaaacggaaattaattccggaatcggaaatattaaatattgttcgtatcggaaatagattccggaaatggaaatttaatcggaagcgtatcgtacgaattagcatcggacgaggcctgccgaacgaaggcccagcacgaagccaggccatcgcccagcaagcacgcacgccacagcccagcgcgcacaaggccgcgcatgcgtgggccttgctgcgtgggctgctcgcacgcgcatgggcagcccttgtggctgccgtgtgtgtgtgagtttgagctcatgcgagattcctgaatctgcaagagtcagtgtatgattaaatgtctattcctattggataaattgattaagtagaattcatgtagaattctaattccaattaattcgcatcctactaggattacgattccttttccataactctataaataaaggcctaggggtcataatttatatataagtttcaaagtattcaaaagtgagttttttgagagaaaattcaaacacccatcttgccccaaaagtgccgaattttctgagtaccttaagggcgattctagttggtcaatcttaaggcggatccggacgtgctgtggactttctacggagggacgacacttggagtcctaaaagacttgttcttgttcggttcgggcgcagctagggaaggcacgcaacaaagagtatgcatctaaactatgctaaatgattatgtgtaaataatatgtttcctgggttaatggttgtttccgcatgatctatgtaatgtcatatgtatcataacctaacagtggtatcacgagccccttattattttcataatctaaattgcatgaacatggttaaatattacaaatttgcaagaattaaaaggggtgattaattttcgtaattgttaattaattgcaaattgcgtttatttaaatatatgtacgcagttttcggcagtttcttcattactcatccgaattgagtgatttttgtgtcaattccgcatgtaaaaggcattctaaaattttgacaaaaatagtatttttctgccgaacccagaattctcaaattcgaagcctaactatgacttttcgaaggttttagtttttcggatgcaaaatttcgtaaatttaagatgttaaattaaatatttgcgattcttgttgataaatcttgaatttttgattgacctactgcatatgtttaacaaatttgaatgcctagtcttgttaattatgcaatctaatttgtaattatgattaatttgttgaaaattagaataatttagaattaatttgattttcataattaattgtaacttaattagaaacct contains these protein-coding regions:
- the LOC130467638 gene encoding pre-mRNA-splicing factor CWC22-like; its protein translation is MTSSAGFQAAFSANSGSEVDDSAATHLGCGGSGAEFWGDSVESTQTELVPGYTAITTTATMAGVCRFLCFAKRFVLEFGLIFDEYAVGVMIVDQVGCLLICNPHKVVAQSRPNDDDEDDDEDDEDDEEQQMQIKDETETNLINLRRTIYLTIMSSVDFEEAGHKLLKIKLEPGQEMELNIILLECCSQERTYLRYYGLLGQRFCMLNRVYQENFEKFDFPKLIFG